The following proteins are co-located in the Desulfoscipio sp. XC116 genome:
- a CDS encoding helix-turn-helix transcriptional regulator, protein MTKSKKGQSYRHAPAFILLFLARENLYGAALLNKMHRELPYSRADSAVIYRSLRALVKENAVTAYWETDVAGPARKWYQITDKGLVLLAEFRKDIEMRKRNFDFFLKTYDKTIK, encoded by the coding sequence ATGACTAAATCCAAAAAAGGCCAAAGTTACCGTCATGCCCCTGCCTTCATCCTGCTCTTTCTGGCCCGGGAAAATCTTTACGGCGCGGCCCTGCTAAACAAAATGCACCGGGAATTACCCTATAGCCGGGCCGATAGCGCTGTGATCTATCGGAGTCTACGAGCACTGGTGAAAGAAAATGCGGTTACAGCATACTGGGAAACGGATGTTGCCGGTCCGGCCAGAAAATGGTATCAAATAACGGATAAAGGACTGGTCCTGCTGGCGGAATTTAGAAAAGATATTGAGATGCGTAAAAGAAACTTCGATTTTTTCCTTAAAACCTATGACAAGACAATTAAGTAG
- a CDS encoding MFS transporter: MHAVAQHKGKIFSLSLAHLFNDWYMNYIQTMLPFLMAAGLGLSKGALLVSAFTITSSLLQPVFGYLVDQKNQRWMVYAGTIWMAVLLSLLGIIKNYPLLLLTVILAGFGTAAFHPQASAMVSAVSGSRKGFYQSVFTAAGNVGWALTPLMAVPFTRSYGLALTPVFVLPGLLVAILLWFSAPRIPTEAKAAPPPLWPVLRSAWAELTKVVLVVACRSLAYFGLVAFLPLYLQQTNVSLLTGSRLLFLMLFSGALGGMVGGYLSDLIGRKAVIVSSLTVAGPLFYLFLATSGPLSYLLLSLAGACLLASFSVTVVVAQEVISKNAAMAAGLMLGFGAGAGGLGVGLMGMLAEHAGIGYVIHLLIWLPLLAGLLGLSLKSAKKPAVPSVGS, translated from the coding sequence ATGCATGCTGTTGCACAACATAAAGGCAAGATTTTCTCTTTATCCCTGGCTCATCTTTTTAACGACTGGTACATGAACTACATCCAGACTATGCTTCCTTTCCTGATGGCAGCCGGTCTGGGACTGAGCAAAGGGGCCCTTCTGGTTTCCGCCTTCACCATCACCTCTTCACTGCTGCAGCCGGTTTTCGGTTACCTGGTTGACCAGAAAAACCAGCGTTGGATGGTCTATGCCGGCACGATTTGGATGGCCGTGCTGTTAAGCCTTTTGGGCATCATCAAGAACTACCCGCTTTTGCTGCTCACCGTAATTCTGGCCGGCTTTGGCACGGCGGCTTTTCACCCCCAGGCTTCGGCCATGGTCAGCGCGGTAAGCGGAAGCAGAAAGGGCTTCTACCAGTCCGTTTTCACGGCCGCGGGAAACGTTGGATGGGCTCTGACACCCCTGATGGCGGTACCCTTCACCCGAAGTTACGGCTTGGCCCTGACCCCGGTATTTGTGCTGCCCGGATTGCTGGTGGCAATTCTGCTGTGGTTTTCAGCGCCCAGAATACCGACGGAAGCAAAGGCGGCGCCCCCGCCCCTCTGGCCGGTCCTGCGCTCGGCTTGGGCCGAACTGACCAAGGTGGTGCTGGTAGTTGCCTGCCGCTCCCTAGCTTACTTCGGCCTGGTAGCCTTTTTGCCCCTTTATCTTCAGCAGACAAATGTTTCCCTGCTCACCGGCAGCCGCCTTCTCTTTCTGATGCTGTTTTCCGGAGCGCTGGGAGGTATGGTGGGCGGCTACCTCTCCGATTTAATCGGCAGAAAGGCTGTTATTGTGAGCTCGCTGACAGTGGCCGGCCCGTTATTTTACCTTTTCCTGGCCACCAGCGGACCACTGAGCTACCTGCTTTTAAGTCTGGCCGGCGCCTGCCTGCTGGCGTCCTTCTCGGTGACCGTAGTGGTAGCCCAGGAAGTCATCAGCAAGAACGCCGCCATGGCGGCGGGGTTGATGCTGGGGTTCGGCGCCGGCGCCGGCGGCCTCGGAGTGGGTCTGATGGGAATGCTGGCGGAACACGCAGGCATCGGGTACGTCATCCACCTGCTGATCTGGCTGCCGCTTCTGGCCGGACTGCTGGGCCTCAGCCTTAAGAGCGCAAAAAAACCGGCCGTCCCTTCCGTGGGCAGTTAG
- a CDS encoding ABC transporter ATP-binding protein, giving the protein MLEIKGLDVSYNGAQVLNNINLKLEKGQFISLIGESGAGKTTLGLSIMGLVEGSCSGAVLFNDRDLFAMKEEERRSLRGLKLAMVFQNVENTMHPLYTVQDQIMEAVLVHGSGDKHKALARVAEILALVKMNGDRAARYPHQLSGGERQRALIAMALVNDPEVLILDEPTASLDAFTKHEIVQLLKEIAGDKIILLITHDIAVAAELSNQMAVLYAGRIVETGSADQLLANPRHPYTRGLLRSYPGMDTTKDLQGIPGRMAHNVTGCPFHPRCTQRIDICALEVPELTDSGQGMIACHRGGIIPVLEIKKLSKNFDSFKAVDDVQLTLYEGETLALVGESGSGKTTLAKTVLGLLKADAGEIFYDLEKVGARDAKFHRQVQMIFQNPRESISHRMNVSQAVKEPLDIHRLGSEEEKLALVREALEDVELPSDDDFLAKYPHHLSGGENQRVSIARALVMKPRLLVADEPTSALDASVQAKIIKLLLNLQEKKGLAILLITHDLALARKASDRMAVMLAGRIVEEGPTGRVLAVPGHTFTQSLLQNSRGGRLCLS; this is encoded by the coding sequence ATGCTGGAGATTAAGGGACTCGACGTATCCTATAATGGGGCGCAGGTCTTAAATAATATAAATTTAAAGCTGGAAAAGGGGCAGTTTATTTCCCTGATTGGAGAATCGGGCGCCGGCAAAACCACTCTGGGATTAAGCATCATGGGTCTTGTTGAGGGCAGCTGTTCCGGGGCTGTGCTTTTCAATGACCGGGACTTGTTTGCCATGAAGGAAGAAGAACGCAGGAGTCTGCGGGGCTTAAAGCTGGCCATGGTGTTTCAAAACGTGGAAAATACGATGCATCCTTTATATACCGTACAAGATCAGATAATGGAGGCAGTGTTGGTGCATGGGTCCGGCGATAAGCACAAAGCTTTGGCCAGGGTTGCGGAAATACTGGCACTTGTTAAGATGAACGGTGACAGGGCGGCCAGATATCCCCATCAACTGAGCGGCGGGGAGAGGCAGCGGGCGTTAATAGCCATGGCGCTGGTGAACGACCCGGAAGTGCTGATTCTGGACGAACCTACCGCATCACTGGATGCTTTCACCAAACATGAAATCGTCCAGTTATTAAAGGAAATTGCCGGGGATAAAATAATTTTACTGATAACTCATGACATAGCGGTAGCCGCTGAATTGTCAAATCAGATGGCGGTTTTATACGCAGGCAGAATAGTTGAAACGGGTTCCGCCGATCAATTGCTTGCCAACCCGCGCCATCCCTACACCAGGGGATTATTGCGCTCTTATCCCGGCATGGACACTACCAAGGACTTGCAGGGTATCCCCGGCAGAATGGCGCATAACGTTACAGGATGTCCGTTTCATCCGCGCTGCACGCAGCGGATAGATATTTGCGCTCTCGAAGTGCCGGAACTGACCGATAGCGGTCAGGGCATGATTGCCTGTCACCGGGGCGGCATTATCCCTGTGCTGGAGATAAAAAAACTAAGCAAAAATTTCGATTCCTTTAAAGCCGTTGATGATGTGCAATTAACACTTTATGAAGGGGAAACACTGGCCCTGGTCGGAGAAAGCGGCTCCGGGAAAACCACCCTGGCTAAGACGGTGCTGGGTTTGCTCAAAGCCGATGCGGGAGAAATTTTTTACGACCTGGAAAAAGTCGGTGCCAGGGATGCCAAGTTTCACCGCCAGGTGCAAATGATTTTTCAAAATCCGAGAGAATCGATAAGCCACCGGATGAATGTTTCTCAGGCTGTGAAGGAGCCTCTGGATATTCATCGCCTGGGCAGCGAAGAAGAAAAGCTGGCCCTGGTCAGAGAGGCATTGGAGGATGTGGAACTCCCGTCCGATGATGATTTTCTTGCTAAATATCCCCACCACTTAAGCGGCGGAGAAAACCAAAGGGTATCCATTGCCCGGGCGCTGGTCATGAAGCCCAGGCTTCTGGTTGCCGACGAACCGACTTCGGCCCTGGATGCCAGCGTACAGGCCAAAATCATTAAGCTGCTGCTTAACCTGCAGGAGAAGAAGGGCTTGGCCATTCTGCTCATTACCCATGACCTGGCCTTGGCCAGAAAAGCCAGCGACCGCATGGCGGTGATGCTGGCGGGGCGCATTGTGGAAGAAGGGCCCACCGGCAGGGTACTTGCCGTCCCCGGACATACTTTCACTCAAAGTCTGTTGCAGAACAGTCGGGGCGGGCGGTTGTGCCTGAGCTGA
- a CDS encoding ABC transporter permease has product MHINFVKEVKNDFMGRTGLVILLGLLALALLAPLVTHYRPEDYTGLIFQPPSAQHWLGTNDVGQDVWTQLLYGARSSLLTGSGAAVLAVLISLLVGGSAALLGGIYDRVLMRLVDAMLVIPPVIVVILVAAYLKPNLLLLIIIISISLWPAGARIVRAQTLALKESMHVTAARSFGGGWMYVLKRHLVPEMGPVLTAVIIQFARRAVFMEAGLSFLGISDPSLISWGKMMQNALQFTYLDVWKWWLLPPGFALSLTIMGFTFTGTALETAMNPRLRKEVHHAGD; this is encoded by the coding sequence ATGCATATTAATTTTGTTAAAGAAGTAAAAAATGATTTTATGGGCCGTACCGGGCTGGTCATCCTTTTGGGTCTTTTGGCACTGGCCCTGCTGGCGCCGCTTGTTACCCATTACCGTCCGGAAGACTACACCGGGTTGATTTTTCAGCCGCCGTCCGCTCAGCATTGGCTGGGAACCAATGACGTGGGGCAGGATGTGTGGACGCAGCTTCTTTACGGTGCGCGCAGCTCTTTGCTGACCGGCAGCGGGGCGGCCGTTCTGGCGGTATTAATCAGCTTGCTGGTAGGCGGAAGCGCCGCTTTGCTGGGCGGTATATATGACCGGGTGCTGATGAGGCTGGTGGATGCTATGCTGGTTATTCCGCCGGTTATTGTAGTCATTCTTGTTGCGGCTTATCTTAAGCCCAATCTTTTATTGCTGATCATTATTATTTCGATTTCTCTCTGGCCGGCGGGGGCAAGAATAGTCAGGGCGCAAACCCTTGCTTTAAAGGAAAGTATGCATGTGACAGCCGCGCGCAGTTTCGGCGGCGGCTGGATGTATGTGCTGAAACGTCATTTGGTGCCGGAAATGGGCCCCGTACTTACCGCGGTTATTATTCAGTTTGCCCGGCGGGCGGTCTTTATGGAAGCCGGACTTTCCTTTCTGGGCATTTCCGATCCATCTTTGATCAGTTGGGGAAAAATGATGCAGAACGCATTGCAATTCACTTATCTTGATGTCTGGAAGTGGTGGCTTTTGCCGCCCGGTTTTGCACTTTCATTGACTATCATGGGATTTACCTTCACCGGAACCGCACTGGAAACCGCTATGAATCCACGTTTAAGAAAAGAGGTACACCATGCTGGAGATTAA
- a CDS encoding ABC transporter permease produces MKKWTSAINYLIALVMILCLNFILPRLMPGDPLLAIYGDEAFIAMTPELKAELISRFALDQSTGQQFWTYISSLVRGDLGYSYYYNAPVMTVVLGSLAWTVLLVGLAIIISTLIGVVLGMESGYRRGRPLDRALLGSLMFASGFPDFFVGILLLLFFGVVLGLVPLAGVVTPYAGYSGLMFLADLFKHLALPLTALVMVRIADPFLLTRSAMVISLGEPFIFTARAKGCSDRVIRYRHAGKNSLLPVVTATGMQLPHMVTRALFIEIVFSYPGVGSLLYNALLTRDYPLLQGILLVLTVTVLLVNLLVDILYTRLDPRIAYAY; encoded by the coding sequence ATGAAAAAGTGGACATCAGCGATTAACTATCTAATTGCGCTGGTCATGATATTGTGCCTGAATTTTATTTTACCCAGGCTTATGCCCGGAGACCCTCTGCTGGCGATATACGGAGATGAGGCTTTTATTGCCATGACGCCCGAACTAAAGGCGGAGCTGATTAGCCGGTTTGCCCTGGATCAGTCAACCGGCCAGCAGTTTTGGACCTATATCAGTTCTCTTGTCAGGGGCGACCTGGGGTATTCCTATTATTATAACGCTCCGGTTATGACTGTAGTGCTGGGTTCACTGGCCTGGACTGTCTTACTGGTGGGTCTGGCCATTATCATTTCCACCCTGATAGGGGTTGTTTTAGGTATGGAATCCGGATACAGGCGGGGCCGTCCGCTGGACCGCGCGCTTCTCGGCTCGCTGATGTTTGCCAGCGGTTTTCCCGACTTCTTCGTTGGTATTTTGCTGTTGCTTTTTTTCGGTGTGGTGCTGGGGTTGGTGCCTCTGGCCGGGGTTGTTACGCCATATGCCGGGTACAGCGGGCTCATGTTTCTGGCCGATCTGTTCAAACACCTGGCACTGCCTTTAACGGCGCTGGTTATGGTCAGGATTGCAGATCCCTTCCTTTTAACCAGGAGTGCTATGGTTATTTCCCTCGGCGAGCCGTTTATATTTACCGCCCGGGCCAAGGGGTGCTCCGACAGGGTGATCAGATACAGGCATGCGGGTAAGAATTCCTTGCTGCCGGTAGTTACCGCCACGGGCATGCAACTGCCGCACATGGTGACGCGTGCGTTGTTCATAGAAATTGTTTTTTCTTATCCCGGGGTGGGATCATTGCTGTACAATGCTCTTTTGACCCGGGACTATCCCCTATTGCAGGGAATATTGCTGGTGTTGACCGTTACTGTTTTATTAGTTAATTTACTGGTGGATATTCTGTATACCCGCCTTGACCCGAGGATCGCCTATGCATATTAA
- a CDS encoding ABC transporter substrate-binding protein — MRRCLIAISIALLLLAFAGCAREQAGEKPVAETAGGDLLYTVADATGDWGYPTPYGHYARGPGYIRMSFIFDTLVWKNDQDYIPALANSWKYDESENSYTFELNNNVTWHDGEKFTAKDVVFTVNYTREHPYQWVDTAVIKNIEALGDYTVKMYLGKPYAPFLEYVGATLPILPEHIYKDVKSPEQFQQKEACIGTGPFMLEDYNKTQGTYLYKRYDNYYQGKPGVAEIKFVKMGNEAVAAALRQKQVNAASVPPDLNGVLADEGFKLMPGAHDWVAKLVMNHQKEPLSNKEFRQALAYAIDRQALVDTCQRGFGVSASPGLLPQDSQWYNSKLDGAYPYDPARAEEILTRLGYVKQGSYFEKNGQPLELELLFGAGGSGNVGEREGELIKAQLEKVGIKVNLQGIEAKTLDTRVLEWKFDLVLSGHGGLSGDPAQLNSAIINQGFNSARYQQNKELSNALKNQISAMDAGKRQEYLNQAQELYAEEMPALPLYYNTYYWAHDGQVNLYYTVRGVGLGIPIPLNKMSFVK; from the coding sequence GTGCGAAGGTGTTTAATTGCCATCTCCATAGCGTTGTTGCTTCTTGCTTTTGCCGGTTGCGCCCGGGAGCAGGCCGGGGAAAAACCTGTCGCCGAAACAGCCGGCGGCGATCTGCTTTATACCGTGGCGGATGCCACCGGCGATTGGGGTTACCCCACACCTTACGGGCACTATGCCAGGGGGCCGGGGTATATTCGCATGAGCTTCATTTTTGACACTCTGGTATGGAAAAACGATCAGGATTACATACCGGCGCTGGCTAATAGTTGGAAATATGATGAAAGCGAAAACTCCTATACCTTTGAGCTCAATAATAATGTTACCTGGCATGACGGTGAGAAATTTACCGCCAAAGACGTGGTTTTTACCGTTAACTATACCAGAGAACATCCTTACCAGTGGGTTGATACTGCTGTTATCAAAAACATTGAGGCCCTGGGCGACTACACGGTAAAGATGTACTTGGGTAAACCGTATGCCCCGTTTCTTGAGTATGTGGGAGCAACCCTGCCCATACTGCCGGAGCATATCTACAAAGATGTAAAATCTCCGGAACAGTTTCAGCAGAAGGAAGCCTGCATCGGGACGGGCCCGTTTATGTTGGAGGATTACAATAAAACCCAGGGAACTTATTTATATAAGCGCTACGATAATTATTACCAGGGTAAACCCGGAGTTGCCGAAATTAAGTTTGTAAAAATGGGCAATGAGGCAGTGGCGGCTGCTTTGCGGCAAAAGCAGGTTAACGCCGCCAGTGTGCCGCCTGATTTGAACGGCGTACTGGCAGATGAAGGCTTTAAATTAATGCCGGGAGCCCACGACTGGGTGGCTAAACTGGTGATGAATCATCAGAAGGAACCCTTGTCCAATAAAGAATTCCGCCAGGCGCTGGCCTACGCTATAGACCGTCAGGCTTTGGTGGATACCTGTCAAAGAGGTTTCGGCGTGTCCGCCAGTCCGGGGCTGCTGCCGCAGGACAGCCAGTGGTACAACAGCAAACTGGACGGCGCCTATCCTTATGATCCGGCCAGGGCGGAGGAAATATTGACCAGGCTGGGTTACGTTAAGCAGGGAAGTTATTTTGAGAAGAACGGTCAGCCCCTGGAACTGGAGCTGCTATTCGGTGCCGGAGGCAGTGGAAACGTTGGTGAGCGTGAGGGAGAGTTAATCAAAGCGCAACTGGAAAAAGTGGGTATTAAGGTAAATCTGCAGGGCATTGAAGCTAAAACACTTGATACTCGGGTTTTAGAATGGAAATTTGATCTTGTATTGAGCGGTCACGGCGGGTTGAGCGGCGATCCGGCCCAGTTAAACAGCGCCATTATCAATCAGGGCTTTAACAGTGCCAGGTACCAGCAAAATAAAGAGCTGTCGAACGCGTTGAAAAATCAAATTTCTGCCATGGACGCCGGAAAACGTCAGGAGTATCTTAATCAGGCGCAGGAATTGTATGCGGAGGAAATGCCGGCTCTGCCGCTTTATTATAATACCTACTACTGGGCCCACGACGGACAGGTCAATCTTTATTACACCGTGCGCGGCGTCGGGCTTGGCATACCGATTCCGTTAAACAAAATGTCTTTTGTAAAATAA
- a CDS encoding toxin-antitoxin system HicB family antitoxin, with protein sequence MAARKNFPLRIDPKLYEVLEHWASDELRSVNAHIEFLLREAARRVGRLPGKSPEGRRKNQ encoded by the coding sequence ATGGCTGCCAGAAAAAATTTTCCGCTAAGGATCGACCCTAAACTATATGAGGTACTTGAACACTGGGCTTCGGATGAGCTGCGCAGTGTCAACGCGCATATCGAGTTCTTGCTGCGGGAAGCGGCTCGCCGGGTGGGACGCTTGCCTGGCAAGTCACCGGAAGGCCGGCGTAAAAATCAATGA
- a CDS encoding SPFH domain-containing protein, with protein MKEKKTWMINGFLALAVILLLTFAAILLLVKGVIIVGILLLIMAILCSSGITVVQPNQSKVLTFFGHYMGSVRDSGIWMTVPLSAHKKVSLRVRNFNSNTLKVNDVEGNPVEIAAVVVFKVVDSARAVFDVDDYEEFVEIQSETALRHVATKYPYDTFEEQGYSLRGNSEEVAGELGRELQARLSVAGVEVMEARLTHLAYATEIASAMLQRQQAAAIVAARQKIVEGAVGMAQMAIAQLQREGIVELDEERKVAMINNLMVAIVSDRAAQPVINTGSLY; from the coding sequence ATGAAAGAAAAAAAGACCTGGATGATTAACGGTTTTTTGGCCCTGGCAGTAATACTTCTGCTTACCTTCGCAGCCATTTTACTGCTTGTCAAAGGCGTAATCATAGTCGGTATACTGTTGCTTATCATGGCCATATTGTGCTCCTCCGGCATTACCGTCGTGCAGCCGAACCAGTCCAAGGTGCTGACTTTTTTCGGGCATTACATGGGCAGCGTACGGGATAGCGGCATCTGGATGACCGTGCCCCTGTCCGCACATAAAAAGGTTTCTTTGCGAGTGCGTAATTTTAATAGCAATACCCTAAAGGTCAACGATGTGGAGGGCAATCCGGTAGAAATCGCAGCTGTAGTGGTTTTCAAAGTGGTTGATTCCGCCAGGGCGGTTTTTGACGTTGATGATTATGAGGAATTTGTAGAAATACAAAGTGAAACCGCACTGCGCCACGTGGCTACCAAATACCCCTATGACACCTTTGAGGAACAGGGCTATTCACTGCGGGGCAACTCCGAAGAAGTGGCCGGCGAGCTGGGGCGGGAGTTGCAAGCTCGACTGTCAGTGGCGGGAGTAGAGGTAATGGAGGCCCGGCTGACCCATTTGGCCTACGCTACCGAAATCGCCAGTGCCATGCTGCAACGCCAGCAAGCCGCGGCCATTGTAGCCGCCCGCCAAAAGATCGTCGAAGGCGCGGTAGGTATGGCTCAAATGGCCATTGCCCAGCTTCAGCGGGAAGGCATAGTGGAGTTGGATGAAGAGCGCAAAGTAGCCATGATCAACAATTTAATGGTGGCCATTGTTTCCGACCGGGCCGCCCAGCCGGTTATCAACACGGGCAGTTTGTATTAA
- the ppsA gene encoding phosphoenolpyruvate synthase, producing MNSYVLGFHEIDNTKLAVVGGKGANLGELSRIEGIRVPEGFCVTTEAYKSMVGPNREFNALLDQLLVLKVDDRKGIGTISGKIRRVIEGIPIAGEIEEAILCYLAKLGEEHAYAVRSSATAEDLPTASFAGQQDTYLNIRGKEAILRHISKCWGSLFTDRAVTYRMQNGFDHRKVYLSVVIQRMVFPQVSGIMFTADPVISNRKVLSIDASFGLGEALVSGLVNPDIYKVRGGRIVDKTIPAKKLAVYALEEGGTEEREIEPARRNMQALTNEQVLRLEGMGRRIEAYFGRPQDIEWCLSRGHSYVGDIPPQEVCPRSSEDTIFVVQSRPITTLYPIPDVNDGRNRVYMSMGHQQMMTDPIKPLGMSFFQLLSENYPLRKAGGRLFIDLTHDLASPIGRRIMLSAMMGKNDPLMQNALKGLMQRKDFMKSLPSGKKIFSLRTEGMSGAMFIQAIKIYRQNDVKIVHNLISRNEASIKDLRQRIAGVSGDELFTFIIEDHHKQLKEILYNSQSFGTIMAGVYAAGWINKKMEKWLGEKSAADTLSQSVANNVTSEMGLALLDVADVVRQYPAVIEYFHQAGDETFFEELGKLEGGGVVSKSIRAYLDKYGMRCSGEIDITRPRWNEQPTALIPMILSNIKNFEPNARSVKFEQGRQEAEQKERELLSRLEQLPGGKQKAQKTKKMISVLRNFIGYREYPKYTFIQRYWVYKQALLKEAAGLVQKGVIREKEDIHYLFFEELREAVRTNRLDYSIINERKDEYEVYEKLTPPRVMTSEGEVVSSAYTTGNIPDGALAGIPVSSGVIEGRARVVLKMADADLEEGDILVTSFTDPSWTPVFVSVKGLVTEVGGLMTHGAVIAREYGLPAVVSVENATKLIKDRQWIRVNGTEGYVEMLVED from the coding sequence ATGAATTCATACGTACTTGGTTTCCATGAGATTGACAATACAAAGCTTGCGGTCGTGGGGGGTAAAGGCGCCAACCTGGGGGAACTGTCAAGGATTGAGGGCATACGGGTACCGGAGGGCTTTTGCGTTACCACCGAGGCGTACAAAAGTATGGTCGGGCCTAACCGGGAGTTCAATGCCTTGCTGGATCAGCTGTTAGTACTGAAGGTGGACGACCGGAAAGGTATCGGCACCATCAGCGGCAAGATCCGTCGGGTCATTGAGGGAATACCGATTGCCGGGGAGATAGAGGAAGCAATCCTTTGCTATCTTGCCAAGCTTGGCGAGGAGCATGCCTATGCCGTGCGTTCCAGCGCCACAGCGGAAGATTTGCCGACGGCCTCTTTTGCGGGACAGCAGGATACCTACTTGAATATCAGAGGCAAGGAGGCTATTCTGCGGCATATCAGCAAGTGCTGGGGGTCGCTGTTTACCGACCGGGCCGTGACCTACCGCATGCAAAACGGCTTCGACCACCGCAAGGTTTATCTGTCTGTCGTTATTCAGCGGATGGTTTTTCCGCAGGTATCAGGAATCATGTTTACAGCCGATCCCGTCATCTCCAATCGGAAGGTGCTGTCTATCGACGCTAGTTTCGGGTTGGGCGAGGCGCTCGTTTCCGGCCTGGTGAATCCCGATATCTATAAGGTACGGGGCGGCAGGATCGTCGATAAGACGATACCAGCCAAGAAACTGGCCGTCTACGCGTTGGAGGAAGGCGGCACGGAGGAACGGGAGATCGAGCCCGCACGGCGGAATATGCAGGCGCTGACCAACGAGCAGGTTCTGCGGCTTGAAGGCATGGGCCGCAGGATCGAGGCGTATTTCGGCCGCCCGCAGGACATTGAATGGTGTCTTAGTCGGGGACATTCATACGTTGGGGACATTCCTCCGCAGGAGGTGTGTCCCCGTTCCTCTGAAGATACAATTTTTGTCGTTCAAAGTCGTCCCATTACCACCTTATATCCTATACCGGACGTGAACGACGGGCGGAATCGGGTCTATATGTCGATGGGGCATCAACAGATGATGACGGATCCTATCAAACCGTTAGGGATGTCCTTCTTCCAGTTGCTGTCTGAGAATTATCCTTTACGTAAAGCCGGCGGCAGGCTGTTCATTGATTTAACGCATGACCTGGCTTCACCCATTGGCCGCAGGATTATGCTCAGTGCGATGATGGGCAAGAACGATCCGCTGATGCAAAACGCGTTGAAGGGCTTAATGCAGCGAAAAGATTTTATGAAGTCATTGCCGAGTGGCAAGAAAATTTTCAGCCTGCGTACCGAGGGAATGTCCGGGGCCATGTTTATTCAGGCCATCAAGATTTATCGCCAAAACGATGTCAAGATCGTTCACAATCTAATTTCCCGCAACGAGGCGTCGATCAAAGATCTGCGGCAAAGGATCGCCGGCGTATCCGGAGATGAACTGTTCACCTTTATTATAGAGGATCACCATAAGCAATTAAAAGAAATCTTGTATAATTCACAAAGCTTTGGAACGATCATGGCCGGAGTGTATGCAGCGGGTTGGATCAATAAAAAAATGGAAAAATGGCTGGGCGAAAAGAGTGCGGCCGATACGCTATCCCAATCGGTAGCCAACAACGTCACCTCTGAAATGGGTCTTGCGCTGCTGGATGTGGCGGACGTGGTCCGGCAATATCCGGCGGTGATTGAGTATTTTCATCAGGCCGGTGATGAGACCTTCTTTGAGGAGCTGGGCAAATTGGAAGGCGGCGGCGTTGTGAGCAAATCTATTCGGGCGTACCTGGATAAATACGGTATGCGTTGTTCCGGCGAGATCGACATCACCAGGCCCCGTTGGAACGAACAACCTACTGCGCTTATTCCCATGATTCTCAGCAACATCAAAAATTTTGAGCCCAATGCCCGCAGCGTCAAATTTGAGCAGGGGCGGCAGGAAGCGGAGCAAAAGGAACGGGAGCTCTTAAGTCGCCTGGAACAATTGCCCGGCGGCAAACAAAAGGCCCAAAAAACCAAGAAAATGATCAGTGTTTTGCGTAACTTTATCGGCTACCGGGAATATCCCAAGTATACTTTCATCCAGCGTTACTGGGTGTATAAGCAGGCTTTGCTGAAGGAGGCCGCCGGGCTTGTGCAAAAGGGAGTCATCCGGGAGAAGGAGGACATCCACTACCTGTTCTTTGAGGAACTGCGGGAGGCTGTACGCACAAACCGGCTGGATTACAGTATCATAAACGAGAGAAAAGATGAATACGAGGTATATGAAAAACTAACGCCGCCGCGGGTGATGACGTCCGAGGGAGAGGTAGTATCCAGTGCGTACACCACCGGCAATATTCCCGATGGCGCCCTGGCGGGCATACCGGTTTCATCCGGTGTCATCGAAGGCCGGGCCAGAGTCGTTTTAAAGATGGCGGACGCCGACTTGGAGGAAGGCGATATTTTGGTCACCTCATTCACCGACCCCAGCTGGACGCCGGTATTTGTCTCCGTCAAAGGGCTGGTGACGGAAGTGGGCGGCTTAATGACTCACGGCGCCGTTATCGCGCGGGAATACGGCCTTCCGGCAGTGGTAAGCGTGGAAAACGCTACGAAGCTGATCAAAGACAGGCAGTGGATCCGGGTAAACGGAACGGAAGGTTATGTAGAAATGCTCGTTGAGGATTAA
- a CDS encoding PadR family transcriptional regulator translates to MNATISTDLIRGHTDTIILNILRQGDSYGYEIYKKIIQLSDNQYELKEATLYTAFRRLEQYDCILSYWGDETRGGRRKYYRITDKGKELYEQSKKDWSFAKGVLDKLITGGLDDGQD, encoded by the coding sequence GTGAATGCCACAATTTCAACAGACCTCATCCGTGGTCACACAGACACTATAATTTTGAACATACTTCGTCAAGGTGATAGCTACGGATATGAGATCTACAAAAAAATTATCCAGTTGAGCGACAACCAGTATGAATTAAAGGAAGCGACATTATATACCGCTTTCCGCCGGTTGGAGCAATACGACTGCATCCTCTCCTATTGGGGGGATGAGACCCGGGGCGGTAGACGCAAGTATTATCGCATCACCGATAAAGGCAAGGAACTCTACGAACAAAGCAAAAAGGACTGGAGCTTTGCCAAAGGTGTTTTAGACAAATTGATTACAGGAGGTCTTGACGATGGCCAAGATTGA